In Vigna angularis cultivar LongXiaoDou No.4 chromosome 8, ASM1680809v1, whole genome shotgun sequence, one DNA window encodes the following:
- the LOC108321236 gene encoding receptor-like protein 46 yields MNSLEHLDLSYNEFKGEDLKSFMNICTLRSLYMFGNNLNEHLSSILYNFSSGCVRYSLQVLSLTYNKIRGSIPDLSAFSNLKMLDLSDNQLSGKIPEGTRLPSHLEKLLIGVNSLEGGVPKSFWSSCTLKLLDLSFNKLSEDLTVIFNHLSGCSRYSLRELYLGQNKFNGTVPDFLIFSKLETLDISGNRLDGVPKLLHNDLRFPSELEALSLMSNSLKGHIASVYGRIEAERPDSPAKRACNTSSQSSSGEEKQPRAGLSVGNERMGKVSPKEKTRRV; encoded by the exons ATGAATTCGCTTGAGCACCTTGACCTCTCCTATAATGAGTTCAAGGGTGAAGATTTGAAATCATTCATGAATATATGCACCCTACGTTCATTATACATGTTTGGAAACAATCTGAACGAACACCTTTCGTCAATTCTTTATAATTTCTCTAGTGGTTGTGTTAGATACTCACTACAAGTGTTGAGTTTGACATACAACAAAATCAGAGGCTCCATACCTGACCTTTCAGCATTTTCCAATTTGAAAATGTTGGATCTTTCTGACAATCAATTGAGTGGGAAGATACCTGAAGGCACTAGATTGCCTTCTCATTTGGAGAAGTTGTTAATTGGGGTTAACTCTTTAGAAGGTGGCGTTCCAAAATCATTTTGGAGCTCATGTACTTTGAAGTTATTGGATTTGTCTTTCAATAAGTTGAGTGAAGATCTCACAGTGATATTTAATCATTTGTCTGGATGTTCTAGATACTCATTGCGAGAATTATATCTCGgtcaaaataaattcaatggCACAGTAcctgattttttaatattttcaaagttaGAAACATTGGATATATCAGGAAATCGATTGGATGGAGTTCCAAAATTACTTCACAATG ATCTTCGATTTCCAAGTGAGCTTGAGGCTCTATCTTTGATGTCAAACTCTTTGAAAG GTCATATTGCCTCAGTTTATGGTAGAATCGAAGCAGAAAGGCCTGACTCACCTGCAAAACGCGCCTGCAACACGTCAAGTCAGTCAAGTTCTGGCGAAGAGAAACAACCTCGG gctGGGTTGAGTGTGGGGAACGAGAGAATGGGTAAGGTGTCGCCGAAGGAGAAGACTCGGAGGGTTTAG
- the LOC108321235 gene encoding uncharacterized protein LOC108321235 — MDRYQKTVRRVKALSLELVLHYILPALKPGPFKDSVCRRAPKTMEELRERAADEIRVEKMKLSYKKESQELRSEKADGGKPGNSIGKPGGNRQKEPRRGPRFQQYTPLNVPREKILREALSAELLPEPMKRPTPKEADGSKHCAYHKNMGHTIEECVTLKDKREELIRAGKPKKYIRDDRPQVPAERPAQRTAYRPHRPRNNRAERPRSERRRSRSRSRSRERPLRGHINTISGGFAGGGSSSSARKRHVRALQSVHLVDKPRRTMSPITFSDDDFHAPDPDQDNPNGYNCRDRSIRCQQGLSGPGKAWTPGGTWSLGRG, encoded by the coding sequence ATGGACCGGTACCAGAAAACCGTACGGCGAGTGAAGGCGTTAAGCCTGGAGCTCGTCCTCCATTACATCCTGCCCGCTCTCAAGCCCGGACCGTTCAAAGACAGCGTCTGTCGGCGAGCACCCAAGACTATGGAAGAACTAAGGGAACGCGCGGCAGACGAGATACGGGTTGAGAAGATGAAATTATCATACAAAAAGGAAAGCCAGGAGCTTAGGAGCGAGAAGGCGGACGGGGGGAAACCTGGCAATTCGATAGGAAAACCGGGTGGCAACAGGCAGAAGGAGCCGCGCCGAGGACCCCGTTTCCAACAGTATACCCCCCTGAACGTCCCGAGGGAGAAGATCCTTCGAGAAGCGTTAAGCGCAGAATTGCTCCCCGAACCGATGAAGCGACCAACCCCCAAAGAGGCGGACGGGAGCAAGCATTGCGCCTATCACAAGAATATGGGCCACACCATCGAAGAGTGTGTGACCCTTAAGGACAAGAGAGAAGAACTGATCCGAGCGGGGAAGCCCAAGAAATACATTCGGGACGATCGTCCTCAGGTACCTGCGGAGCGGCCCGCCCAGCGCACAGCTTACCGCCCACATAGGCCCAGGAACAATAGGGCCGAACGGCCCCGCTCCGAGCGGCGACGCAGCCGAAGCCGCAGTCGAAGTCGCGAACGTCCTCTACGGGGACACATCAACACCATCTCTGGAGGTTTCGCTGGTGGGGGGTCGTCCTCGTCTGCTCGAAAGCGCCACGTGCGAGCCCTGCAATCCGTGCACTTAGTTGACAAGCCACGGCGCACAATGTCGCCCATCACCTTTTCGGACGACGACTTCCACGCGCCGGACCCCGACCAAGACAACCCCAATGGTTATAACTGCCGAGATC